In Rhinolophus ferrumequinum isolate MPI-CBG mRhiFer1 chromosome 3, mRhiFer1_v1.p, whole genome shotgun sequence, the DNA window ACTGATAAAACAACTAAGCTGCAAACAAGTGCTActttccatgaaaaaaagaagGATAACTCAGGGAAGAACAAGAATCCAGAAAGAGAACCAAGAGACACTAAGGATTAGTCAGGGAAATAAGAACTGGCAGCATTGCCTCCCTTTAGGAAGCAATGCTGGACAGATCTGTGAAAGTGAGAGAGCGGATTAATCCCAGTCCTTGAAATCTAATTGAGGAACTCTGACTACAGTTTTCCCAGTGGAATTCAGAACTGCCATGCACCACTGACTtctttttacctttcatttttccctttttcaacaGGAATACCTATAGCTGTTGTCCTATGCCTGTCCCACAATTGTAAGTTGGGTGTACTGGATGCAAATAAATTGTCTCTTGTTTCATGAGTCCACAGATGGAGAGGAATTGTACCCCAGGAGTTGTACTTAATAGATACGACCAGGAGCCTCATCCTCACCTGGACCTGATTTAGATGATGAGGTTATGGGCTTTAAGTTGATGCTGCTATGGAATGAGACTTTGGAGGAGCTTTCGATGGGATGGGTGATTCTGCGTGTGGAAGGGACATGACCGTTAGAGGCCAGAAGGTGGATGAACTCCAAAGTGACTATTGAAAGTTAATGGGAAATGTGACTTGCTTCTAGTCAGTATAATATTGGCAAAGGTGACAGGATGTCACATCCTTGATAAAGTTACGTGGTGTAGAAAACGTGATAAAATGACATCCTCTTGATTAGGATGCTATAGGGCAAAAGTGATGGGCATTCACTCTGTGGTTATGTTTTGTTGCGTAAGACTTCGGGTTAGCATGCTTAGAGAGACTCTCCTTGTCTGCCTTTAAAGTTAACTTCATGTTGTCACAGGGCCTGTGACAGGGCAATGTGGCAGGAACTGCAGGTGACCTCTAAAACCTGAGTGGACCCTGGCCAGCAGCCCGCAGAAACAGGGACTTCGGAGCTCCCATCTTAGGTAGATGAAGTCTGCCCACtacctgaatgagcttggaagtggcTACTTCCCCAGTCAAGCCTCCAGGAGGGAATACAGCCTGGCCATACTTTGCAGCCTGTGAAACCCCAATTAGAGGAACAATTAGAGGAACAAGTTAAGTTGTGACTGGATTTCTGACCCACAGGAACCATagggaaataaatgtgtgttatttcAACATAACATTTGTGATAATCTATTATGCATCATTAGAAAACCAATACAATCACTGATACCATTTTATTTGATTGTCATTCTCTTGActctttttatgttattttgcaGTGCCCTTTGTTGCAATTTAATTTGAATGTTATTCATTTGTAATCTAGTCCtcaattttaatatgattttgtctttgatttcccctttattttattttttttagtattgtttttatttttcaattacactagacacacaatattatattagtttcagatgtgcaacatagtgattagacatttatataacttacaaggtaATCCCCCGAatatgtctagtacccacctgacaccacacgtagttattagaatattattgcctatattccctctgctgtgctttacatccctgtggctgttttataaaaccaatttggacttcttaatcccttgccttttttcacccatcctccaaaCCCCTTCCTGTCTAgtaaccatcaaagtgttctctgtatcggtgagtttgtttctgttttgtttgttcatttgttttgtttttcagattccacatataccatattttgccatgtataacacacacatttttgcccaaatttgtaagggaaaaattatacatgggtagtactaattttgcatctatataaatgtttttaatttttaaatttatgctcacgagttaaaagtgtaactctagaaatcaataacaatatccgtgtgcaaaataataccctggaatacaataatcggttttgttgaatttatgatgaacttgcaacaacaaagagttcttggcattctatgatgcataaatattgtaaatttgttaccagaacataaaatttcttgtaccttttttctgttcctgtcttttgtaattatttgttacaaaaaatttcttgtaccataatatgtttaaaaaatgctaaagttcctttataatacaaaaaacaggaatctaaatgtaatcaaataaaaatttgaatgaaaaaattaaaatgagattttttttctctgaaagtttgagtcaaaaacatgggtgtacattatacatggcaaaatacgtaAGTGagatctttctcagtctgactaatttcacttagcataataccttctaggtccatccatattgtcacaaatggtaaagATATGTTCACAGCAACTCTATTTAAAATAGCCATGATgtggaagcaactgaaatgcctgtcaatagacaattgggtaaagaaaatgtggttaaaaaaaaaagaaaagaaagaagaaaatgtggtacatatatacaatggaatattactctgccataaaaaagaatgaaacaaagaaatttaacagtaataaaattatatagaatatattcttTGACAAAAGTAAGTTCAACTACATTAGAAAGTAATACCAAAATAACTAGATAATCCcctaaatatatggaaattaatcaacacacttctaaataagtcataggttaaaaaaaagaaattacaaaggaaattagaaaaaattttaactgaatGATAATAAAgcacaatatatcaaaatgtatgaAATACAGCTAAAGTAGTGCTTGAAGGGAATTAAttcctttgaataaatacattataacTGAAGAAAAGTTAAAATCAGTGATCTGAGCAGACAAAATTAGAGCAGACATCAATGAGAAAATAACAAGATGGTTTttggaaaagattaataaaattggtaaacACCCAGGAACACTaatcaagaaaaggagaaataaaaattagcaataaGACAATGAAAGAGGGACTATCATTACAGATgttacagacattaaaaggataaaagaGGATATCATGAATCGCCTTATGCCAACTAATTCAGTAATTGTATTTACGTAGATAATTTAGTTTTAGAATATCAACAAATTATTAGGTAAAacttagcattttcattttacagatgagaattcTGGGTTAAAATGATGTCCACAAATTGTCCAAAGTCAGTTGCTTAATATGAGAGTATTTTAATCCCAGTCTTTCTTATTAGAAAGTACATGTAGTATCTTTAGTTTCCTCCAGCCTCTGCTATTATGATAAAACATTAATAGCTGGTAGATTCTGTGACTATAAAGAAGTCATGGactaataataaaactaataaaacttaaattttaaagcaCTTCAAAATAGACAGACTTTTACTGTATCTATACGTCAATATAGTAACTTGAGTGGGGTTGTAAGATGTCTCAGAAAACGATCATtgatagaaataataatgatcattTAATATAATGTTCACTTTAATTACaactttctaaattaaataagttttctaaAATGTGCTTCTAAATATTTGAGAATACTAAGAAATTGTTGGAAAATTTTACATGGTTTAACCATGCATCTTCTTCCACTAAACTACCAAGAGAAACTTTTTTTTGCCTTATCAGACAAAAGGCAATTTTCTGTTGCCAGTGTTATACTCATTCCTTTTACTGGAGTCAGTTTACTAATAAAGTTTACTAATAAAGCTACTATCCTGGCTCAGAAGCATCTAAAAGTGGTTAAATGgtataatgaataaatgaaacagaggggCAGACAGAGAGTCAGAATACCAACTCTCCCCCCAATCTCCCCCAACATGTGCACATgcagcgcgcgcgcgcgcgcgcgcgcgcgcacacacacacacacacacacacacacacacacacacacacacacacatacattgtCTATTATCTGGTAGCAGGACTTTGCCTGGACCTCCTTTCATCCCATTTGACCTCTCAAACTGGGCTCTTGCAGTTTGATGGTATGTATTTAAAACTCCAGCTtcctaaatgaatgaaaatgaatttaaaagaaaggtaATTATAGGTGAAATCTAACGTCACTGCACACAAAGTGTTCAGTCTGCTGCTAAAATCGCAAGAGATTTCTGCAAGATATAATGTAGGTTAGAATGATATGAGGAAAAACCTGTGTTTTGTTGTGCAGAAAGTTGGAGGCATCATGGTAAATGGATAGATCCTGAACGGAACCAGAAATACCTTCAAGTTCATGGAGGCGTGTGTCAGGGGAACAGGGAAGCAGGAGACCGTCAGCAGCCTGAGATATCTCCACCAACCATTCTAGGGTAACTCTACACAGGTGTGTCACCCACACAGCACCTCACGGCCTATAAGTAACTGAGACAGTTCTCGTGGATGTGCACCCTGTTCACAAACTTCAGCTTAAGTTACACAACACCAGATGCAGACCACAGGAAGCAGAAAATGTCAGGATGAAGAACAGAGCAGCTGTTATCATGGTGCCTCTACATAATGTCACAACTCTACGTGTTAcacatttttaagcatttttagaaataaaggtgCTTAAAATTATGATGCTTTTGAGAATATGAGTAAAGAACTTGCTTAATTAGAAGTACACGGATAGAAAAAAACAAGATGTTAATCGACTCCTACTAGTGGAGATCTTTTTGAGAACAGATCTAATCCAAAACATAGAAAGTAGACTCCCTGAAAccagaattattttctatttcgGTTTCTGCTGGATCCCAATCACCTGAAGCACAGCAggtgtggggggatgtggagcaGCTGTGTGGTGGGCATAGCTCAATAAGGACTTCCCAGAGGCAATAACAGTTAGGATTAATGCAAAGCTCACTGCAGCCTCCCCACGAGGTGACCCGGCAGCCCCCGGCTTTACAGCCCTCCTCTCACACACATTCTGTCAGACTGAACAGGGGTTTCTGTTCCTCTCCTCTCCGTCTCTAAAGGTTCCCTTTGTTCCATGGTGAATCTGAGCTCCTAGATAATTCAAAACAGAGGCGTTTTCCAGGCTACTCAAGGTCTCTTCGTAAAAGTGCTTCCGCTGGCAACTGAGGTGTCAGTTCAGGGAGTTCCTCTGATGGGCTGAGACGTGACGCAGCAGGGTTAGCTTAGGTTGGGGCTCCTCCTAAATGGTTTCTTCCCCTAGTTCTCCTCTTTAGATCATTTCTTTGCACAATTCTCATCACTGCTCCACTCAGAACAGCCACTTCCGGGGAGACCCTTGGAGGAGGATGACCATAAAACAAGCTGTGATTCTGGGGACCCTCACCCTGACCACCATGATGAGCCCCTCTGGAAGTGAAGACATTGTGGGTGAGTGCATAGTTGAGGGCTGTGGATTTAGAGTTGTGAAAAAGAATTGAGAAAACAGTGCATGAGTTTGTTGAGACTTAGTGGGCTATGAAACCCCAGTTCCCCTCAATCTGAatgcttctctttgttttccctccCAGAAACCAAAACCTCAGCCCCAAATCTATGCTTAGTTCAGAGATAAAACTAAATATCATAATGTCCCCATATCATTGCTGTGTTCACCAAGAGCCTTATTCTCTTCCTATCAGAACCAACTAATACATCCTGGAGGTTTCTATagcattaatttattatattctctAATATTAGATATATTTCTCCAAACACATTTCTTTGTCAGCAGTTTACGAGGCTATACTTCTAACCCACACTGAAATCTTTTTCAAAGCTATTACTTATGTTATCTATCTGGTTTCTTAGAGTGACCAGCTCCAAAAAATTTTGTGCCACAAATGAAGTAGcatgtcatttttttgttgttgtttccaatgtaatttatattttccaggtTTGGGCTCAGGAAGTGAGGAGGACAAATTTTATTGAACATCATTGTAattggagaaataaaattaattagctAATTGATACTGAGCAAGTCGATTCATTACCTTGATCTTCAGAttcctcatatataaaaataattgattgaCTCATTGTTCCAAggaacatataataaaataaaataagtatgcagatgtgtatttttaaaaacaaagaagtatATAAATGCCAAAATATAGCATGAGTATTCTAAGTGTAACTTCACGTATGTTTGTTTCACAAAGTTGGGATAATGTGTGATGGAAAACCTAGGAACTTAAAATAGGTTAGTCTCAGTTTATCAACCCAAACTACCAGTCCTGTTACCTCTAGCCAGTAAAGCTCTAAAAAGAAGATAAGAACATTAAATATAAGGTTCTTTGGccctctctgcctttccattcCTTCCCTTCTTGACCTCTGGCTCATTCCACTGCATTTCAGTCTCCTGTCCAGACCTGTGTCCTGCTCTGTCACAGACAGTGGCAATAGTCATTGAAACCTAAAGCAAAAAGCCAAGcaagtatggggaatataatcaacagtgttgtaaagatcatgcaggtgccagatggacactggacttaccaggggaatcatgtcatagactgtgtagatacctgaccactacgctgtacacctgaagctgaagtagaataatattgaatgtaaactgtaattaaatatttaaactaaaattaaatatttaaattaaactataattaaatgtttataattaaatatatatacacacacgatgtaaagtacaacatagggaatatagtcaatggtattataatagctatgtatggtgtcagcgGGGTACtagacttggggggttatcactttgtgaggggtgtaaatgtctcatcattatgttgttttgtacacctgaaactaatgtataaacttaaacatttttttaaatcaataaacatataagtttttaaaattaaaaaaacaaaaagccaagcaaaaggaagtagaagagaaaaCTTACCTCTCAATAAGATAGATGAGACAGAAATGGAGACTGACATCAGACAATGCCAAATATAAACCTATACTATACGGAACACAGTTTCTTATGCTTTCTGTTTAATAAAGCTTTTCCCCTGCCCTGAATATCCTACCTTCCCATCCTTATCTTCATGCTCTGGAATGATCGGTCACTCATCAGCCGACCACGTGGGCACTTATGGCACAAACGTGTACCAGACGTACGGCGCCTTTGGCCAGTTTACGTATGAATTTGATGGAGATGAGCTGTTCTACGTGgatctggaaaaaatggaaactGTGTGGCGGCTGCCCGAGTTTAGCAATTTTACCAAGTTTGAAACTCAAAGTGCCCTGAGAAATATTGTTGTGGCAAAAAGAAATTTGGACATCTTGATAAAAAATTCCAACTTTACCCCTGCCACCAATGGTAAGTGTCCACAGTGTGCCTCTCTTCACTGCATCTACCACATGTTCCAGGCTCGTCTCCTTCTTCCCAGGATAGCTACTCTTCCCAGCATACTGTAAGTTCTTCCacctttctatttcatttcctgGTAAATACCCAGGCCCCATCGTGTCCATTTAATCATTACATATCTCTCCTCTAGGCTCCATGAGATACTACTTGTACTCTTATAAGAGGATGTTCCCAGCCTCTTGGCCtaagaagcacacacacacacacacacacacacacacacacacacacacactatgccTTGTGGATTCCCAAAGAGAGGAAAGTGTTCTAAGCTTCATAGTGATTCAAAAGAAGAGGACAGTTCAAAAGAGAATTCACAAGACAGTTCAGAATGTGCAGATAAAAGATCACAGCACCCCTTCTGAAGTCACAATAGATAACATAAAGCTTCCTCATTCggaagatggaaaaggcaaggtAGAAGTTTGGACAGTCTTGCCagtcaacaaagaaatagtgaaATAAATGATCTAAGAAACAGGTGGGAAAACAGGGGGAGGCTGTTGCTTACATAAAATGAGTCTGAAAGGACATGTCTTGCTAACAATTGGGGAATTGTGAACGGGAGGGCTCCCCTAAACAGACTAAGAAACTCAAGGCACGGTCATCAGAAATTCAAATCAGTATTTGGTCCTCGTTGTAGAAATCCCTGAAGTGGCCGTGTTTCCCAAATCTTCTGTGACCCTGGGTATTCCCAACACCCTCATCTGCCTGGTGGACAACATCTTTCCTCCTGTGATCAACATCACTTGGTTTTACAATGGCCGCTCAGTTGCAGAAGGTGTTGCTGAGACCACCTTCTACCCCAAGAGTGACCACTCTTTCCTCAAGCTCAGTTATCTCACTTTTCTTCCATCCCCCGACGATTTCTACGACTGCAGAGTAGAGCACTGGGGCCTGGACCAGCCGCTCCTCACGCACTGGGGTATGTTAAATCCCGTCATTGCTTCTATACCCTCTGATTCTATCCCAAGACCACATTGTCTTGCCTTATCGCCCTTGACCCCCCAGGGCCACaactttatttctcacaattgCAAAGTTTTCCAATAATTGACTTAATTCTTCtctcaaaatcaaggtgtcttgTGCATTTCCAAACACACACATCTTTCTCCACTTCGACGACCCTCCATACAGTGTGCTTTGACCCtgtaagtttcctttttctcagagCCTGAGATTCCAACCCCCATGTCAGAGTTGACAGAGACTGTGGTCTGCGCCCTGGGGCTGGCCGTGGGCCTCGTGGGCATCGTGGTGGGGACCGTCCTAATCATCCGAGTCCTCCGTTCGGGTGGTGCCTCTGGACGCCGAAGGACCACATGAGTCGTGGCTTAGAAAATGGGAAGGTAAGAATCAGCTGTATCAGATCTGGAATGATGTTTCTGCAGGTAACGAAGTCTAGGGGGAGGATTGGTATCCAGGACACAGAAATGGGTTTGAAAACTG includes these proteins:
- the LOC117016884 gene encoding HLA class II histocompatibility antigen, DQ alpha 2 chain-like encodes the protein MTIKQAVILGTLTLTTMMSPSGSEDIVADHVGTYGTNVYQTYGAFGQFTYEFDGDELFYVDLEKMETVWRLPEFSNFTKFETQSALRNIVVAKRNLDILIKNSNFTPATNEIPEVAVFPKSSVTLGIPNTLICLVDNIFPPVINITWFYNGRSVAEGVAETTFYPKSDHSFLKLSYLTFLPSPDDFYDCRVEHWGLDQPLLTHWEPEIPTPMSELTETVVCALGLAVGLVGIVVGTVLIIRVLRSGGASGRRRTT